The Oculatellaceae cyanobacterium genomic sequence AAGTTTTGTGTTTATAAATTTTCTGCTTTAATGAAAAAGTTTCATCTTGGTTTTTTTATATTGAACTACTTAAAAAATCAACTTATTTGTGAGTAAAAATAAATTTACCCCTACATTATGAAACTTCATTATATTAATATTCAATTTTAGTGAATATTATAGTCATAACCTGCCCGATGAGTTAATTTTATTTTAATAAAATTAATCCCGTTAGGCAATCAGCAAGATTAGGAATATTTAAATAAGTTTTAGAGAACTAAATCTCAAGGGTAACTACTCACCCAAAAATGACATTATTCAGCTAAAATGTAGGACGGACAATAGGCATAGGGAGAAGTAAAAGATTGCCTACGCTTGGCGTTAATATTGATCACATTGCCACGATTCGTCAAGCTAGACGAACTGTGGAACCAGATCCTGTAGCAGCAGCAGTGTTAGCAGAACTTGCGGGTGCTGATGGCATTACTGTGTGCGATTCGTTGGCTAGAAACTAGAACCCGAAAGGGTTCGGAGGATTAGCCGCAGAATTACAGTCTATCGTACTGACTGAAAACATAATTCTGACAACTGATTGACCTTGAGGGTGAGAACCCCTCCCCTGTAGATGCCAGGTGAAAGCATATCCCCTACGGTAGCGACTTGCCATCAATCCGTAAAGCGGGGGTAAAAGGTGGCTCCACTGCTAGCCTAAAGCAGTGTCCATCGAGCAAAGAATCCATGAGTAAAGTTTCGGCTTGAACCCATGCCCGAACCATCGTTATGTCAAACCAGCGAAATAAGGCTGTATGCGCTGGAAACCAAAAGGTAAAGGATAAGAGGTTGGCGGCGGCAGTTCCGACCAACAGCATCTCCAAATAAACCCGGTGGATAGTGGGACTCTAAAGATTCATAGTATGGTCACTCGGAACGAAGTAACCCCTCGTATGCTCTCAGTGAGGTCGAAGACCGAGAGTAGGTAGCTAGCCGGATGCTGCGAGGTGGTGGGATTGAGTCAGAAGCAAACGCCTTGCTGTAATAGCAGGGATAGGCTGACAGACTCACGGTGATAAGGATTGAATAGTCTCAAGTAGTAAGTAAATATGTCTAATACGCTGAACAATCAGACGGTGGAATGGAACAAGGTGAACTGGCGCAAGCTAGAAATCCGTGTTCATAAGCTTCAAAAGAGAATATTCAGAGCCTCTAGTCGTGGTGATGTTAAAGCAGTTCGCAGACTCCAAAAGACTTTGATGAGGTCTTGGTCAGGGAAGATGCTCTCCGTACGTCGCGTGACGCAAGATAACCAAGGCAAAAAGACGGCTGGGGTTGACGGGGTTAAATCTTTAACACCCGTAGAAAGGCTGGCACTGGTTAAGAAACTTGCGCTAAAGGGGAAAGCCATGCCCACCAGACGGGTATGGATAGATAAACCAGGAACGGACGAAAAGCGTCCCCTTGGTATTCCCACGATGTACGACAGGGCGCTTCAGGCGTTAGTAAAACTAGCGCTTGAACCGGAGTGGGAGGCACGTTTTGAACCCAACTCCTACGGATTCCGACCAGGGCGCTCATGCCATGATGCAGTTGAAGCAATATTCAAAGCAATTAACTTTAAGCCTAAGTATGTGCTTGATGCTGACATTGCCAAATGCTTCGACAGAATCAATCACGGGGAACTTCTCAGAAAATTAAATACATTCCCGATACTTAAACGCCAGATAAAGTCATGGCTGTTATCGGGAGTGATGGACGGAAAACAAATGTTCCCTACATCTGAGGGTACGCCACAAGGCGGAGTCATTTCTCCGCTACTAGCGAACATCGCCCTTCACGGAATGGAAGAACGGATTAAACAGGTGGCAAATACACTACCAGGAAATAAACGAGATAATCGTCAAGCCTTAAGCCTAATCCGTTACGCCGATGACTTTGTGATACTGCACGAAGACATAACCGTTGTCCAAAGATGTAAAGAGATAATCTCTGAGTGGTTAAAAGGCAGGGGTTTAGAATTGAAACCAAGTAAAACGCGCCTTGCCCACACTCTTTATAAGCATGAAGGACAAGACGCTGGGTTTAATTTCCTGGGATTTAATATCAGGCAGTACCCAGTTGGTAAATATAACACAGGGTATAACGCACACGGAAAACCACTTGGGTTCAAGACAATCATCAAGCCTAGCAAAGAGAAAGTCAAAGTACACTATGACAAAATCGCTGAAGTAATAGAACAACACAAATCTGCCTCACAAGCAGCATTGATAGCCCATTTGAACCCAATTATTATAGGGTGGGCTAACTATTATTCAACAGTGGTCAGCAAAGAAATATATTCCGAACTTGACCATATTGTGTACAACAAACTCTGGGTATGGGCAAAACGCCGCCACTCCAACAAAGCTGGTAAATGGTTAGCCGATAAGTATTGGCAAACTATATGCGGTGATAACTGGGTATTCGCAACCAGGCAGGGAGGTAAAAATCCACTGCGGTTACTAAAGCATAACGCAACCGAAATAGTGCGTCATGTAAAAGTTAAAGGCGAAGCTAGTCCTTATGATGGCAACCTAGTTTACTGGAGTTCAAGAATGGGTAAACACCCCGAAGTATCTACGATAGTGGCAACACTGTTGAAGAATCAGAAAGGGAAATGCGCCCACTGCAAACTGCATTTTTCAGAAGAATCGGTGATGGAAGTTGACCATATCATTCCTAGGTCGAAAGGCGGAAAGAATGAGTATAAAAATTTGCAATTACTTCACCGTCATTGCCACGATAAAAAGACTGCTAGTGATGGCAGTCTCGGTACAAAATCTGGCTGTAATAGTGCCAAACCAAAAACCACTTCTAGATTTTCCCACCTTGACTACAACGAAGTTTGGAGCAAAGGGATAAATGGGGAAAAAATGACACCAGAAGAACAAGAATACTTTCGGATGTTAGCAAACTAGGAGGACTGGATGAGAGGTATCAATGACAATGACCTTATTACTGAGGAGCCGTGTGAGGTCGAAAGTCTCATGCACGGTTCTGGAGACGAGCGGTTCTCGTGAGGGAATCGCTTAGTTTAACACATTTGCGGGAAGATCGGCGACATATTCAAGATCGAGATGTGCGTTTGCTACGGCAAACTGTGCGATCGCATCTTAATTTAGAAATGGCTGCGACTGATGAAATGGTAGCGATCGCACTAGACATTAAACCAGACTACGTTACTCTGGTTCCCGAACGTCGTGAAGAAGTCACAACCGAAGGTGGACTTGATGTTGCAGGTCAAATTGACCGGATGCAGCAAGTCGTAAATAAGTTACAAACTGCTGGTATTCCTGTTAGCTTATTTATTGACGCTGATGTGGATCAAATTCGGGCATCTGCTATCATTAAGGCGCAGTTTATTGAACTGCACACAGGTAGATATGCTGAAGCCACTAATGAAGCTAGTCGAGAAAAAGAATTAGCTGTGTTAGCTAAAGGGTGCGAAATCGCGATCGCTGCTGGTTTAAGAGTTAACGCTGGTCATGGACTAACCTACTGGAACGTTTACCCTGTTGCTTGCGTCCCAGGTATGGAAGAACTCAATATTGGTCATACCATTATTAGTAGAGCAGCTTTAGTGGGTCTGGAACGAGCCGTCCGTGAAATGAAACAAGCTATGCGCGGACAGTTGTAAATCTTGAGTTTTGAATTAAGAGAAAATGCAAACTTACTACTACGTTCTCGCAAGTCAACGGTTTTTACTAGAAGAAGAACCCATACATGAAGTGCTAAAAGAGCGCACGCGCAACTATCATGAACAGGAAAAAGAAATTGATTTCTGGTTAGTCAAACAGCCTGCATTTATAGAAGCACCAGCAATGGCAGCAGTTAAGGCAAAATGTCCCCAACCATCTGCCGCCATTATTTCCACAAATGCTCAATTTATTACTTGGCTAAAGTTGCGCTTAGAATTTGTGGCAACTGGTGAATTTCAAGCTCCTTCTGAGGCAATTTCTGATCCTCTAGCTTCCCTGATGCCAGTATCCTGATTTTTATGCCTACAATCGGCTGCAATACACCGCTTATGTCTCAAAACGGTATGAATGTTTCTCAGCTTGGTCAAACACAACGATTGAACAAGCTGGGTTTTGTGTTAACTACTACCTGGTTAACATTGGGAGCGATTCCGGCATTAAGCCAATCAACTCCCTCAGCTTGTCAAGCTCCGCGCTCAGGCGAGTATTTAGTATTGGTAGTCAGTCAGACAAAGCAGCGTCAAGAACAAGTTCGCCTAGCTTTGCCTCGCAATCGCCAAACTAAAGTGTGTCGATATGTTGATAATGTTGTCACGCGGGTAGGTAGTTTAAAAAGCGTCACAGAAGCTAACAATTTGGTGCGTTATATGCAGGATATTGTGGGCTTACCAGCTTTTGTAGCGCGGATGCAAACGCCACCACCAAAAACAGCGACGAGGCTATCGCCACCACCAAAAACAGCAGCGACGCTATCGCCAGTGTTTGTCGCCACACCAGCGCAAGCGAGTTTCACCACACTACCTTTAATACCAGTTAATCCACCCGCGCCGCCACAGCGAACAGTAGCTCAAAATACCGGAAATTTTCCACCTGAGTTGTTAGGTTATGGTTTTGCAGTTTTAGTAGACTACTCTAACCAACCACAATTAGTTAACCAGGTACGGGAGTTAATGGGCGGGAATGTTGGTTTAGCTTCCTATGGACAACGTTCTTATTTACTAGCTGTTCATACTACTAACCAACGTGAGGCAAGTTCTACCTGGCAAAGGTTAAGCGATCGCGGTTTGTTGGCAATGTTAGTCGATAGTCGCAAAGTTACTTTACTCAGACCACAATTCACAAACCCCTAATCAATTAACAATGACCAATAATTGTTAATTGATTAATAGGCTGCGTTAGCGACTAAAGCAATGACAACACCTAAAGCAGAGCCGACAATTACTTGAACAGGGGTATGTCCTAGCAATTCTTTCAAGCGATCCTCATTAAATTTGGGGTGTTCTTGAAATAACTCATCTAGGATTTGGTTAAGAATACGCGCTTGCTTGCCTGCGGCTTGACGCACCCCTGCTGCGTCATACATGACAATAATTGCAAAAATTGATGCGATCGCAAAGTCGGGGCTTGACCAACCAATTGCCTGCCCTACCCCAGTAGCTAAAGCAGTTACTAAGGCTGAATGGGCGCTCGGCATACCGCCAGTCGTTACTAAGACACGGATGTTGACTTTTCGATGTATAACCAATTCAAACAGTAGCTTTAATAACTGAGCGATCAAACAAGCAAGCAGTGCCACCAACAACACTTGGTTGTCGAGAATGTCGCCAAAATATTGTATTTTGTTCGCGGAGCCTAGTACCACAAATAATCACCTAGTGCGTGCGGCTAGTTATGAAGTCTGCGATCGCCATTAGCGGTCTTGCCTTCTCTCCAAAGAATGCCAGTTCAGCCTTCGCTTCGTCAACCAGTTGTTGAGCTTGACGGCGAGATTGATCTAGTCCCCAGATACTAGGATATGTTGCTTTTTGCGCTTGCAAATCCTTTCCAGCAGTTTTTCCTAATTCTTCCTGAGTAGCTGTAATGTCCAAAATGTCATCGACTATCTGAAACGCCAACCCAATATTTTGAGCATAACGCGATAGCTTCTGTAAAACTTCAGCAGATGCTCCGCCTAAAATTGCACCACACACTACACAAGCTTCTAACAACGCCCCTGTTTTATGAGTGTGAATATAAGTCAGGGTTTCCACAGAAGTATCTGATTTACCCTCACATTCCAGGTCAACAACTTGACCCCCCACTAATCCGGTTGCGCCCACAGCATGAGCTAACTGTGCAATTACCTGTAAAACTCGATCTGCTGGTACGCCCTGAGTTGCCTTAGCAATATATTCAAAGGCATAAGCCAATAAGCCATCACCAGCTAGAATTGCGATATCTTCACCGTAGACTTTATGATTTGTGAGCTTGCCTCGGCGATAATCGTCATTGTCCATTGCTGGCAAGTCATCGTGAATCAATGACATGGTATGAACCATTTCCAAAGCGCAAGCTGTCGGCATCGCCATTGCGATTGTACCGCCAACCATTTCACAAGTAGCAAGGCACAAAATAGGGCGTAAACGCTTGCCACCTGCTAGTAGGGAGTAGCGCATGGCTTCGTAAATTTTCTCTGGGTAGGTAACTGGCAGAGAATTATCCAGCGCCGCCTCTACTTGTGGTTGTATCTGAGCTAAATAGCTTGATAGATCAAAAGCAGCTAGGTTAGCTTGATCAGTGGTGATGGTGGTTTGATCCTGTATGGTTGCCATTTATCAATTATCAATTACCAATTAACAATTATCAATTACAAATTACCAATTCAATGCTCTTGCCCCCAACTTCCGTTGTGGGGTAAGTAGCTGGGTGGAAATAAACTTAACATGAAGGCTGGTCATTGTTAATTGTTAATTGTTCATTGATTCGATGTAGCTTTGTACTGTATTTTGTAGCAGCATGGCGACTGTCATCGCGCCAACGCCACCAGGTACAGGTGTTAAAAACCCCGCTACGTACTTTACAGAGTCAAAGTCAACATCTCCGACTAAACGAGATTTGCCATTTTCATCAGTAATACGATTAATACCAACATCAATAACTACTGCTTGTGGTTTAACCATATCAGCAGTAATGAATTTTGGACGACCTACGGCTGCAATTAAAATATCTGCACTACGGGTAATGGCGGATAAGTCTTGACTACGAGAATGAGCGATCGTTACAGTGGCATCGGCAGCTAATAACATTAAAGCTAACGGCTTACCTACTAAAATACTACGCCCGACTACAACTGTATTTTTGCCTTTGACATCAATTTTGTATTCTTCTAACAAGCGCATTACGCCTGCGGGAGTGCAACTGCGTAAACCTTCCTCCCCGCGTACTAGATGACCTAAGTTTACAGGGTGTAGTCCATCAGCATCTTTATGGGGGGCGATTTTATGTAATAGTGCGATCGCATCTAGATGTTCTGGTAATGGTAGCTGAACTAAAATCCCATCAACTCGCTCATCTTGATTGAGTTCCTCAATTACTTGATCTAGTTCTGATTGAGTAGTATCAGTAGGGAAATGCTTGCCAAAGGAAGCAATACCTACTTTAGCGCAGGCTTTTTCTTTGTTCCCTACATAAGCAGCACTAGCTGGGTTGTCTCCCACCATTAGCACTGCTAACCCTGGAGGACGACCAAATTTTCCTTGCAATTGCTCAACTTGCTGTTGCAGTTCAGTTTGAATGCGTTGAGCCAGGTTTTTACCATCTAATATGCGGCTGATTGTAGAATCCATTGTGTGTAGGTAACTCGGTGGAAATAAACTTAACATGAAGGCTTGTCAGTGGTCATTGATAATTGATAATTGATAATTGATAATTAATAATTAAGGCAATGAACACTCAAAAGGCAAAAGGAAATCCTACCAATTTAATTTTTTACCTTTTACCTTTTTATTTTTTCTTATTTAGTGGACTGTTTAGCTGTAGCCAAATTTCTGAGTCATTATTCAGTAGATCTGCTCTTCAAAATGTTTCTGTCAGAAAAATTAGTGCCATCAAAAATCAAAAGCAAGTCAATTCTACAGTGTATCTCAAAGGCAACGTTGGTAATCAAGCTAGTTTTGTCCGTGGTGGTGCGTATGAACTACAAGATACTACTGGCAGTATCTGGATTTTGACTAAACAACCTTTACCCCAAAAGGGGGATGAATTAATCATTGAGGGCAAGCTGCAATATCAAAGTATGCCTTTAATTTTTGCAGCAGGTGGCAAGGCAGTAGGAGAGCTATACGTGCAGGAGCAGCAACAGCTAGAACACAAATCAGTAAAAAATGGGTTATTGCCGTTGTCATTAGAAAAGCGATGAATAATCAAGCTGTAGAAGCTGAAATCAAACGTGCTGTTAGCATCGCTATCCTGCATTCTTCTGGTAAATTTCTGATGCAATTACGAGACGATATTCCGGGGATTGCTTATCCTGGTCATTGGGGTTTATTTGGCGGTCATGTTGAACCAGGCGAAAGCCCCGAAGAAGCTATGGAGAGGGAACTTTTCGAGGAAATTAGTTATATTCCACCTACAATAACTAAGTTTTGTAAATATGAAGATTCCCAGGTAATTCGTCATGTTTATCATGCGCCGCTAATTGTGGATCTTCAGGAGTTAGTTTTACAAGAAGGTTGGGATATGGGTTTATTAACTCCTGAAGATATTAGACTGGGTAGTTGTTTTTCTCAAAAAGCTGGTAAAGAACAACCTTTAGGTCGTCCTCATCAACAAATTTTGTTAAATTTTGTTAAGCAAGAATTCAGGAGTCAGGAGTCAGGATTTGGGAGTTAGCAAGATTTCAATAGGTATCTGAGGCTAATTTTTCCAGTCACTATTCACTAATTCTTAGCAGTTAAATTTAAGGGTTGCAATATAGGCATTGAGCAGGATCGGCGTATTGTAAATTATCGGGAAATAATTTTTCTTCAGTAAAGCCACATTTACGGCATTTATAAATTAATGATTTGATTGCAGAAGTTGGCAGATAACAGTTAGCACACAACAGACCTTTTTTATGTTCAGATAATTGAAATCCTGGTGTAGAACAACTAGGACAAATATGCTGGATATTATTGATTAAATCGTGGGTGGCTTTTTCAATATTTTTCATTCTTGTAGGATTATACATAGCTCGCATATCTGTTTCTATGTGGGCTGTATTTGTTGGCGATCGCTCTATAATATATGTGAGTGCGGATTGTAGTTCGGATTCGCTAGTAATGCCTTTAAAGATATGTTGTGATTCCATGTCTGATTCAGGAGTCATCACAATTAATCCATGTTCCGGAAATCCAACTTGATTAGCAAATTTCCAAGCTTCATCAACACTCTTCACAATTTTGTGAGCGTAATTAGTTTCTGTCGAAAATATTTGTCCGATTATTTCTAGTTCGTTTTCTATATCTAGAAAGATTACAATCTCTCTATGGCAAGGTATAAACGGAATTTCCCGATGAGGACTAAAGCTTCCTTCAGTAGCTACAGCAATTGTTTCGCCTGTGATTTCTAATGCTTTTAAAGCTTTAAATCTGGCGGCTTCTAGTTGGTTTCCCATCCGTTCAATATCTCTGGTAAAAGTACCAAAAATATCAGTATCAAAATTTGGCGGCACAATTGTTTTTACGCCTAACTCTTTTTCTAGAATCGGGGCAATAACTTTCTCTTTGTGATGTTGAGTAGCGATAACGGCGATTTGGTTTTTAAATAAATGATTCATATCTTTAAAAGGGAGGAGAGAGGAGAGAGGGGTGAGTATCTGTTTTGCAAGACAAAAAAAAGGAGAAAAGTTGGCTGATTAACCTTTCTCCTTTTTCCCCTCAAGAAAACATAATTTTTTGGATGTAAAATAGCTTACTCATCATCATGAGCAAAGCGGTGGAAAAGGAAATCTAAAGCGTGATTACGCAGTTGGTAATATTCGGGATCTTCCATAATGCGTGTGCGATCGCGCGGACGTGAAAAAGGTATATTTAAAACTTCACCAATTTTGGCGTGGGGGCCATTAGTCATCATTACCAAGCGATCGGCTAAAAATAACGCTTCATCAATGTCATGGGTAATCATTAATACTGTACAACGGCGATCGCTCCAAATTTTTAGCAGTTCTTCTTGTAATTCTTCTTTTGTAATCGCATCTAGCGCCCCAAAAGGTTCATCTAAAATTAAAACTTCGGGGCGAATAGACAATGCGCGGGCAATAGAAACCCGTTGTTTCATCCCCCCAGAAAGTTGAGTCGGTTTTTTCTCAGCCGCTTCGGTAAGTCCTACCAGTGCTAAATTCTCACGGACAATGCCTATTTTTTCCGCTTCTGACTTGCGCGGATATACCGAGTTAACCGCAAGGTAAACATTTTCAAAAGCGGTTTTCCAAGGTAACAGCGCGTAGTTTTGAAATACTACCATGCGATCTGGGCCTGGTTCAGTTATGGGTTGAGATTTGAGTTTTACCTCGCCTGTTGTCGGGTGGTTAAAACCTGAAACCATATTTAGTAATGTTGATTTGCCGCAACCAGAGTGACCGATTAGGCAAATAAATTCACCTTCTTGTATTGTCAGATTAACATCTTCTAAAACTGTGTATGGGCCGTTGGCAGTCTCGTAAGTTTTAGAAACTTGATTGAATTCTAAAAAAGGTTGAGCGAGAGATTTTTGACTTCTCGATCTGGTATTTCGGCTTAATGAGGTTGTGTTTTGAAATTTTAAGGTTGACATAGTTAGGGTTAGGCTACTTTCTGAGTTTTAGTATCTAAAATTACATCGGCAATTGAAAAATCACGTTTAATTTTCAGGCTATTGAGATAGCCAATGGGGTCGTCGGCGTTGAAAGGAATGCCATCAAATAATTCAATAGAACTGCGACTATAGTTGACATCTAAACCGAGTTCTCTGGCGGCGGTGCTGAAAACGCCAACTTTACAAGTTCTTTCTAAAATTTCTACCCAGTTTCTCGGAAATGGAGTTTCTCCCCAACGCGCTAGTTGAGTCATAATCCATAAATGTTCTGTACGACTGGGGCGGTTAATGCTATCACCAAAAAATTGATGATGAGCATATTCCTGCATGGGGTTTTCTAGGCTACAGCTAGAAAAGTCGGGGTCATATACTTGGATATAATCCATGTCTGTGCTGACATATTCCTGCCAAGATAAAATTTCCC encodes the following:
- the ltrA gene encoding group II intron reverse transcriptase/maturase — its product is MSNTLNNQTVEWNKVNWRKLEIRVHKLQKRIFRASSRGDVKAVRRLQKTLMRSWSGKMLSVRRVTQDNQGKKTAGVDGVKSLTPVERLALVKKLALKGKAMPTRRVWIDKPGTDEKRPLGIPTMYDRALQALVKLALEPEWEARFEPNSYGFRPGRSCHDAVEAIFKAINFKPKYVLDADIAKCFDRINHGELLRKLNTFPILKRQIKSWLLSGVMDGKQMFPTSEGTPQGGVISPLLANIALHGMEERIKQVANTLPGNKRDNRQALSLIRYADDFVILHEDITVVQRCKEIISEWLKGRGLELKPSKTRLAHTLYKHEGQDAGFNFLGFNIRQYPVGKYNTGYNAHGKPLGFKTIIKPSKEKVKVHYDKIAEVIEQHKSASQAALIAHLNPIIIGWANYYSTVVSKEIYSELDHIVYNKLWVWAKRRHSNKAGKWLADKYWQTICGDNWVFATRQGGKNPLRLLKHNATEIVRHVKVKGEASPYDGNLVYWSSRMGKHPEVSTIVATLLKNQKGKCAHCKLHFSEESVMEVDHIIPRSKGGKNEYKNLQLLHRHCHDKKTASDGSLGTKSGCNSAKPKTTSRFSHLDYNEVWSKGINGEKMTPEEQEYFRMLAN
- a CDS encoding DUF6671 family protein gives rise to the protein MNHLFKNQIAVIATQHHKEKVIAPILEKELGVKTIVPPNFDTDIFGTFTRDIERMGNQLEAARFKALKALEITGETIAVATEGSFSPHREIPFIPCHREIVIFLDIENELEIIGQIFSTETNYAHKIVKSVDEAWKFANQVGFPEHGLIVMTPESDMESQHIFKGITSESELQSALTYIIERSPTNTAHIETDMRAMYNPTRMKNIEKATHDLINNIQHICPSCSTPGFQLSEHKKGLLCANCYLPTSAIKSLIYKCRKCGFTEEKLFPDNLQYADPAQCLYCNP
- a CDS encoding farnesyl diphosphate synthase, which translates into the protein MATIQDQTTITTDQANLAAFDLSSYLAQIQPQVEAALDNSLPVTYPEKIYEAMRYSLLAGGKRLRPILCLATCEMVGGTIAMAMPTACALEMVHTMSLIHDDLPAMDNDDYRRGKLTNHKVYGEDIAILAGDGLLAYAFEYIAKATQGVPADRVLQVIAQLAHAVGATGLVGGQVVDLECEGKSDTSVETLTYIHTHKTGALLEACVVCGAILGGASAEVLQKLSRYAQNIGLAFQIVDDILDITATQEELGKTAGKDLQAQKATYPSIWGLDQSRRQAQQLVDEAKAELAFFGEKARPLMAIADFITSRTH
- a CDS encoding divergent PAP2 family protein: MVLGSANKIQYFGDILDNQVLLVALLACLIAQLLKLLFELVIHRKVNIRVLVTTGGMPSAHSALVTALATGVGQAIGWSSPDFAIASIFAIIVMYDAAGVRQAAGKQARILNQILDELFQEHPKFNEDRLKELLGHTPVQVIVGSALGVVIALVANAAY
- a CDS encoding NUDIX hydrolase, whose translation is MNNQAVEAEIKRAVSIAILHSSGKFLMQLRDDIPGIAYPGHWGLFGGHVEPGESPEEAMERELFEEISYIPPTITKFCKYEDSQVIRHVYHAPLIVDLQELVLQEGWDMGLLTPEDIRLGSCFSQKAGKEQPLGRPHQQILLNFVKQEFRSQESGFGS
- a CDS encoding pyridoxine 5'-phosphate synthase yields the protein MRESLSLTHLREDRRHIQDRDVRLLRQTVRSHLNLEMAATDEMVAIALDIKPDYVTLVPERREEVTTEGGLDVAGQIDRMQQVVNKLQTAGIPVSLFIDADVDQIRASAIIKAQFIELHTGRYAEATNEASREKELAVLAKGCEIAIAAGLRVNAGHGLTYWNVYPVACVPGMEELNIGHTIISRAALVGLERAVREMKQAMRGQL
- a CDS encoding nitrate ABC transporter ATP-binding protein (This model describes the ATP binding subunits of ATP-binding cassette (ABC) transporters for nitrate transport, or for bicarbonate transport, in bacteria and archaea.); this encodes MSTLKFQNTTSLSRNTRSRSQKSLAQPFLEFNQVSKTYETANGPYTVLEDVNLTIQEGEFICLIGHSGCGKSTLLNMVSGFNHPTTGEVKLKSQPITEPGPDRMVVFQNYALLPWKTAFENVYLAVNSVYPRKSEAEKIGIVRENLALVGLTEAAEKKPTQLSGGMKQRVSIARALSIRPEVLILDEPFGALDAITKEELQEELLKIWSDRRCTVLMITHDIDEALFLADRLVMMTNGPHAKIGEVLNIPFSRPRDRTRIMEDPEYYQLRNHALDFLFHRFAHDDE
- the folD gene encoding bifunctional methylenetetrahydrofolate dehydrogenase/methenyltetrahydrofolate cyclohydrolase FolD, coding for MDSTISRILDGKNLAQRIQTELQQQVEQLQGKFGRPPGLAVLMVGDNPASAAYVGNKEKACAKVGIASFGKHFPTDTTQSELDQVIEELNQDERVDGILVQLPLPEHLDAIALLHKIAPHKDADGLHPVNLGHLVRGEEGLRSCTPAGVMRLLEEYKIDVKGKNTVVVGRSILVGKPLALMLLAADATVTIAHSRSQDLSAITRSADILIAAVGRPKFITADMVKPQAVVIDVGINRITDENGKSRLVGDVDFDSVKYVAGFLTPVPGGVGAMTVAMLLQNTVQSYIESMNN
- a CDS encoding MgPME-cyclase complex family protein, with the protein product MQTYYYVLASQRFLLEEEPIHEVLKERTRNYHEQEKEIDFWLVKQPAFIEAPAMAAVKAKCPQPSAAIISTNAQFITWLKLRLEFVATGEFQAPSEAISDPLASLMPVS
- a CDS encoding pyridoxine 5'-phosphate synthase, translated to MPTLGVNIDHIATIRQARRTVEPDPVAAAVLAELAGADGITVCDSLARN